The Solibacillus sp. FSL R7-0682 genome includes a window with the following:
- a CDS encoding O-acetylhomoserine aminocarboxypropyltransferase/cysteine synthase family protein produces the protein MTHLNQETIALHTGQTVDPITKSRAVPLYQTTSYVFDDTEHAASLFKLQASGYLYSRNANPTNAVFEERLAALEDGVAGFAVSSGQAAILIAILTLAQAGEEIVATNALYGGTYTLFSKTLPRFGVTVRFVEGTNLQEVEAAINEKTRAVFTETIGNPSLQIADIEALATIAHRHDVPLVVDNTFATPYLSKPLTFGADIVVHSTTKFIGGHGTSLGGAIIDGGTFEWKAPRFKTFIEPNELIGDRSFVEAAGEKAFITKARFELGHDLGATLSPFNAWLFIQGLESLAVRVRQHVVNAQAVAEFLVQHDQVEWVNYPTLPENNQLHLVEKYLPKGAGSIFSFGIKGGLEAAKAFINNVELLSHVANVGDSKSLVIHPASTSHSRLTAEQQLASGVTPGLIRLSIGLEDIEDIKNDLTQALQKATNAVGVLK, from the coding sequence ATGACACATTTAAATCAAGAAACGATTGCTTTACATACAGGGCAAACCGTGGATCCGATAACTAAATCCCGTGCAGTTCCTTTATACCAAACGACTTCTTATGTATTTGATGATACGGAGCATGCAGCTAGCCTATTTAAACTACAAGCGAGTGGTTATTTATATTCTCGTAATGCCAATCCAACAAATGCCGTTTTTGAAGAACGGTTAGCCGCACTAGAAGATGGTGTAGCTGGATTTGCAGTTTCCTCAGGCCAAGCAGCGATCTTAATTGCCATATTAACTTTGGCTCAGGCAGGTGAAGAAATTGTTGCGACAAATGCTCTTTACGGTGGAACATATACGTTGTTTTCTAAAACATTACCTCGTTTTGGTGTAACGGTACGCTTTGTTGAAGGAACGAATTTACAAGAAGTGGAGGCAGCAATTAACGAAAAAACGCGTGCAGTATTTACGGAAACGATTGGCAACCCAAGTTTACAAATTGCTGATATTGAAGCGTTAGCAACAATCGCTCATCGTCATGATGTACCGCTCGTTGTAGACAATACGTTTGCGACACCATACTTATCAAAGCCACTTACATTTGGCGCGGATATTGTCGTTCATTCGACAACGAAATTTATTGGTGGTCACGGTACTTCATTAGGTGGCGCAATTATTGATGGTGGAACGTTTGAGTGGAAGGCACCACGCTTCAAAACATTCATTGAACCGAATGAATTAATTGGGGATCGTTCATTTGTAGAGGCTGCTGGCGAGAAGGCATTTATTACAAAGGCACGGTTTGAATTAGGTCATGATTTAGGTGCAACATTATCCCCCTTTAATGCATGGTTATTTATTCAAGGGTTAGAATCGTTAGCGGTACGTGTGCGTCAGCATGTAGTAAATGCACAAGCGGTAGCAGAATTTTTAGTACAGCATGATCAAGTAGAGTGGGTCAATTACCCAACATTACCTGAAAATAATCAGCTTCATTTAGTGGAGAAGTATTTACCAAAAGGAGCAGGCTCCATCTTTAGCTTTGGTATTAAAGGTGGTTTAGAGGCAGCAAAGGCGTTTATTAATAACGTTGAGCTATTATCTCATGTGGCGAATGTAGGGGATTCGAAATCCCTTGTTATACACCCAGCCAGTACATCGCATTCACGTTTAACTGCTGAACAACAGCTTGCAAGTGGGGTCACGCCCGGATTAATTCGATTATCCATTGGTTTAGAAGATATTGAAGATATTAAAAACGACTTAACGCAAGCATTACAAAAGGCAACAAATGCTGTGGGAGTCTTGAAATAA
- a CDS encoding redoxin domain-containing protein, with protein sequence MKRYIQIVIISLIGVAICSVILSTVLKKKEAQAKRDTFALLNTENEKVTIDQQGSVILNFWATYCPPCEREMPALEAAYPSLQEKGIDLYAINVEEPTKLVNHYLSKFKLSFPILLDRDGDVKNHFHIMALPTTLYIKNGEIVHTVKGELTEEQLLHFAKLMEE encoded by the coding sequence ATGAAAAGATATATCCAAATCGTCATTATAAGCCTAATCGGTGTCGCTATTTGTTCGGTTATTCTTTCAACTGTGTTAAAGAAAAAAGAAGCACAAGCAAAGCGAGATACATTTGCATTACTAAATACGGAAAATGAGAAGGTAACGATTGATCAGCAAGGGAGTGTTATTTTAAATTTTTGGGCCACGTACTGTCCGCCCTGTGAGCGTGAAATGCCAGCCTTAGAAGCAGCATATCCCTCTTTACAGGAAAAAGGGATTGACCTATATGCCATAAATGTCGAGGAGCCTACAAAGCTTGTTAATCATTATTTATCCAAATTTAAATTAAGTTTTCCAATTTTACTTGACCGAGATGGGGATGTAAAAAATCATTTTCACATTATGGCTTTACCAACGACGCTGTATATAAAAAATGGTGAAATTGTTCATACAGTCAAAGGTGAATTGACAGAAGAACAGCTTCTCCATTTTGCGAAATTAATGGAAGAATGA
- a CDS encoding FixH family protein — protein MIRIVFLTMLLLVGCSAQASEDGLQVTFNASDDHVEAFEPVIFTAKLRYDGSPIKNGAEIEFEFINPQGQSLGSVIPTNTGDGAYTIETSFDLVGTYKVIAHVTYENLHEMPEVEVTLQ, from the coding sequence ATGATCCGGATCGTATTTCTTACAATGCTTCTACTCGTTGGTTGTAGTGCTCAAGCAAGTGAAGATGGGTTACAAGTTACATTTAATGCAAGTGACGATCATGTGGAAGCTTTTGAACCAGTCATTTTTACGGCGAAGCTTCGTTATGATGGATCGCCAATAAAAAACGGAGCAGAAATTGAGTTTGAATTTATTAACCCACAAGGACAATCGCTAGGATCAGTAATCCCAACAAATACAGGAGATGGCGCCTACACAATTGAAACGAGCTTTGACTTAGTGGGCACCTATAAGGTGATTGCCCATGTGACCTATGAAAACCTTCATGAAATGCCCGAAGTAGAGGTGACATTGCAATGA
- a CDS encoding ABC transporter permease, with product MLTFFKRYNLTILIGIIMIAIWALVTKYATWINPVIFPQPHIVVESFVSKLSELIGGVGSSMKLLIPGFFGALLVGIAGGLFFGLNRRSREILMPYFHALSPIPPTLFIPYAIALLPTFQTASISLIFIGSFWPIFLGTIHGVLLIEKHYLDNAKSLGLKGPTFLFKVVLPASAPHILSGAGTSLGMAFLILTIAEMFGASSGMGFFIQYYSDFSQYHYVVAGIIFNSVIIVTVMIAFEKIKKRLLFWTNLKADSK from the coding sequence ATGCTCACATTTTTTAAACGCTATAATCTTACTATTTTGATAGGAATTATAATGATTGCGATTTGGGCGCTTGTAACAAAATACGCAACATGGATAAACCCGGTTATATTTCCGCAGCCACATATTGTAGTTGAATCATTTGTTTCAAAATTAAGCGAGTTAATTGGTGGTGTAGGAAGTTCAATGAAGCTTCTCATCCCTGGATTTTTTGGAGCGTTACTTGTCGGGATTGCAGGCGGGCTATTTTTTGGCTTGAATAGACGTTCGCGTGAAATTTTAATGCCTTATTTTCATGCGTTAAGTCCGATTCCACCAACATTATTTATTCCTTATGCAATTGCCTTGTTGCCGACGTTCCAAACTGCTTCGATTTCGCTCATTTTCATTGGCTCGTTTTGGCCAATCTTTTTAGGAACGATTCATGGGGTGTTGCTAATAGAAAAGCATTATTTAGATAATGCCAAATCATTAGGATTAAAAGGCCCGACATTTTTATTTAAGGTTGTGCTGCCTGCAAGTGCTCCTCATATTTTGAGCGGTGCAGGTACTTCACTTGGAATGGCGTTCTTAATTTTAACGATTGCTGAAATGTTTGGGGCATCATCTGGTATGGGCTTTTTCATCCAGTATTATAGTGATTTTTCTCAATACCATTACGTTGTGGCTGGCATTATTTTTAACAGTGTCATCATTGTAACGGTCATGATCGCCTTTGAAAAAATTAAAAAGCGTCTGCTGTTCTGGACAAATTTAAAGGCGGATAGCAAATGA
- a CDS encoding ABC transporter substrate-binding protein, with the protein MITLKKVRILAPIIVVAGLLGACGSEKDVTSSNVKGKYEITVGLSQSAGGTLVDIAHQEGYFKDEDLTVNRVGFANSADGLNALQAGKVDVGVSFGTAGPLTFIANGSDFSIIGGHLEGGHPILTKKENAEQYTSLEDYKGKKVGTIRIFTSDIVFRSALEKAGIDWENEVEIVEFKTGSMLLEAVASGKVDVAVSANSFYAQAVDMGLEAVAWSNDLQDGHVCCRVVTRSELLTDEDGEAYKRFLKALIRAERKKVEDPQAAVTAAKEYMKVDDNVINKIVNEGHSNYSSDPSKEKVATMWEQMKEIGYVENVDDININDYVNIDLYERALNELIEENPEDQYYAKQLVRFNEQNI; encoded by the coding sequence ATGATAACTTTGAAAAAAGTAAGAATACTAGCACCAATAATCGTCGTAGCTGGATTACTGGGGGCATGTGGTAGTGAAAAGGATGTCACATCATCTAATGTAAAAGGAAAATATGAAATTACAGTTGGTCTGAGCCAGTCCGCTGGTGGGACACTTGTCGACATTGCCCATCAGGAAGGATATTTTAAAGATGAAGATTTAACGGTTAATCGCGTTGGTTTTGCCAATTCTGCTGATGGATTAAATGCGTTACAAGCTGGAAAAGTGGACGTTGGTGTATCATTCGGTACAGCAGGACCATTAACGTTCATTGCAAATGGTTCGGATTTTTCAATTATTGGTGGTCATTTAGAGGGAGGTCATCCAATTTTAACGAAAAAAGAAAATGCGGAACAGTATACCTCTCTAGAAGATTATAAAGGGAAAAAGGTTGGAACAATTCGTATTTTCACATCTGATATCGTATTCCGATCTGCATTAGAAAAGGCCGGCATCGATTGGGAAAATGAAGTAGAAATTGTTGAATTTAAAACGGGAAGTATGCTTCTAGAGGCTGTTGCTTCTGGGAAGGTAGATGTTGCTGTATCAGCGAATTCCTTTTACGCGCAGGCTGTAGATATGGGACTTGAGGCAGTTGCTTGGAGTAATGATTTGCAAGACGGGCATGTTTGCTGCCGTGTCGTAACCCGTTCAGAGTTATTAACAGATGAAGATGGAGAAGCATATAAACGATTTTTAAAAGCTTTAATTCGTGCAGAACGAAAAAAAGTTGAGGATCCTCAAGCTGCTGTGACAGCTGCCAAGGAATACATGAAAGTAGATGACAATGTAATTAACAAAATTGTAAATGAAGGACATTCCAATTATTCATCTGATCCAAGCAAAGAAAAGGTAGCAACAATGTGGGAGCAAATGAAGGAGATCGGCTATGTAGAAAATGTAGACGATATTAATATTAATGATTATGTCAATATAGATTTATACGAACGGGCTTTAAATGAGCTAATTGAAGAAAATCCTGAAGATCAATACTATGCAAAACAATTGGTTCGCTTTAATGAACAAAATATTTAA
- a CDS encoding ABC transporter ATP-binding protein, whose protein sequence is MVQLLERENEVGNKGTLEKNERQTKIKAQSIHFSYDTTKILNDINLDVKEGEFLVFMGPSGCGKSTFLRMIAGLEGFTDGDIFINEHSVKTKHPDCGVVFQDYSLFPWLNAQSNVMLALKQRNPKMTKKELAHIAEQYLTLVNLGHAIKKYPGQMSGGMKQRAAIARALSYGSDLLLMDEPFGALDPVTRIQLQDLLVQISAEQNRTVVFVTHDVDEAIYLADRIVIFAPSKEGAVTKSIDVPFRHKTKDRQKLFESTEFRSFRESLLNEMNEQILNSLNAEVSDGAGI, encoded by the coding sequence ATGGTTCAGCTATTAGAAAGAGAGAATGAAGTAGGTAATAAGGGAACACTGGAAAAAAATGAGCGCCAAACAAAAATAAAAGCTCAAAGCATACATTTTAGCTATGACACGACAAAAATATTAAACGATATCAATCTAGATGTAAAAGAAGGTGAATTTTTAGTATTTATGGGGCCTTCCGGTTGTGGGAAAAGCACATTTTTACGAATGATTGCGGGCTTAGAGGGATTTACGGATGGTGACATTTTCATCAATGAACATTCTGTTAAAACAAAGCATCCAGATTGTGGTGTAGTTTTTCAGGATTATTCATTGTTTCCTTGGTTGAATGCACAATCCAATGTGATGCTCGCATTAAAGCAACGTAATCCAAAAATGACTAAAAAGGAATTAGCTCATATTGCAGAACAGTATTTAACACTTGTAAATTTGGGCCATGCCATTAAAAAGTATCCTGGACAAATGTCTGGAGGCATGAAGCAACGGGCAGCAATTGCACGGGCATTATCCTATGGTTCAGACTTACTCCTTATGGATGAGCCATTTGGGGCGCTAGATCCAGTAACACGAATCCAGCTACAAGATTTGCTCGTTCAAATAAGCGCAGAGCAAAATCGAACAGTTGTGTTTGTAACACACGATGTGGATGAAGCGATTTACTTGGCAGACCGTATCGTTATATTTGCGCCTAGTAAGGAGGGCGCCGTTACGAAAAGCATTGATGTCCCTTTCCGTCACAAAACGAAGGATCGTCAAAAATTGTTTGAAAGTACAGAGTTTCGTTCGTTCCGTGAGTCCTTATTAAATGAAATGAATGAACAAATTTTAAATAGCTTAAATGCAGAAGTTTCAGATGGAGCAGGCATATAG
- a CDS encoding acyl-CoA dehydrogenase family protein: MTAVAYIEEIAQELAIKFAATAVERDKAGGNAKFERDLIRESGLLKLLIPTEYGGLGGNWLDLFKVIRTFAKVDSSLAHVFGYHFINLVTPHLCGTEAQKEHFYRETASHNYFWGNAFNPVDIKLKAEKTADGYLLNGTKTFCSGSVDSDILLISALVEGQDEPLLAVIPTKRIGVEVKEDWDNMGQRQTDSGTIIFEQVKVEDDEVLKRGFNDSEFSKLRLNIATFVLNHLYLGITEGALETALIYTREQTRPRSPIHVSAIEDPIIQHHYGTFYVKVEAANLVVEKADNILQSLWGRPHSITAQDRDELDSALHTAKIITTQVGLDITSRIFEVMGSRATTSRYGFDRYWRNLRTMTLHVPVDTAIQHLGRKFLVNE, from the coding sequence ATGACGGCAGTTGCATACATTGAAGAAATCGCTCAGGAGTTGGCTATAAAGTTTGCTGCAACAGCAGTTGAACGTGATAAAGCTGGAGGTAATGCAAAATTTGAGCGAGATTTAATCCGTGAGAGCGGGCTTTTAAAGCTTTTAATTCCTACTGAATATGGTGGTTTAGGTGGTAATTGGCTTGATCTATTTAAAGTAATTCGCACATTTGCAAAAGTAGACAGCTCATTGGCCCACGTGTTTGGCTATCACTTTATTAACTTAGTAACACCTCATTTATGTGGAACAGAAGCACAAAAAGAGCATTTTTACCGTGAAACAGCGAGCCATAATTATTTCTGGGGAAATGCCTTTAATCCTGTAGATATAAAACTAAAGGCAGAAAAGACGGCAGATGGTTATCTTCTCAATGGTACGAAAACATTTTGTTCAGGCAGTGTTGATTCGGATATTTTACTTATATCGGCATTAGTAGAAGGACAGGATGAGCCTTTGCTTGCTGTAATTCCTACTAAACGAATAGGTGTAGAGGTAAAAGAAGATTGGGACAATATGGGGCAACGGCAAACGGATAGTGGCACAATCATTTTTGAGCAAGTAAAAGTAGAAGATGATGAAGTATTGAAGCGTGGATTTAATGATAGTGAATTTTCTAAATTAAGATTAAACATTGCAACCTTTGTGTTAAATCACCTGTACTTAGGAATTACAGAAGGTGCACTTGAAACAGCTTTAATTTATACCCGTGAACAAACGAGACCACGTTCACCCATTCATGTATCAGCTATTGAAGATCCAATAATTCAGCATCATTATGGAACTTTTTATGTGAAGGTTGAAGCTGCTAATTTAGTAGTTGAGAAAGCAGATAACATTCTACAAAGTTTGTGGGGGCGACCACATTCGATAACTGCACAGGATAGAGATGAGCTTGATTCAGCCTTACATACAGCAAAAATTATTACGACGCAAGTAGGCCTTGATATTACGTCTAGAATTTTTGAAGTAATGGGTAGTCGCGCCACAACAAGTCGTTATGGTTTTGATCGCTATTGGCGAAATTTAAGAACGATGACGTTACATGTTCCTGTCGATACAGCCATTCAACATTTAGGTCGCAAATTTTTAGTGAATGAATAA
- a CDS encoding VOC family protein has protein sequence MIKGLHHVQLTIPKGTEEAGRKFYCSILQLQEIEKPDSLKGRGGFWIQVGDREVHIGTEDGFDRTQTKAHIAYEVEDLTYWKNKLVNEGIQLMDAVPIPNFDRFEFRDPFGNRVEMIQHLK, from the coding sequence ATGATTAAAGGTTTACATCACGTTCAACTAACAATTCCAAAGGGAACTGAAGAAGCTGGCAGGAAGTTTTATTGTAGCATTTTACAGTTACAAGAAATTGAAAAACCCGATTCGCTTAAAGGGCGTGGCGGTTTTTGGATTCAAGTCGGTGATCGAGAAGTGCATATTGGAACAGAAGATGGTTTTGACAGAACGCAAACGAAGGCACATATCGCATATGAAGTAGAGGATCTTACTTATTGGAAAAATAAATTAGTAAATGAGGGAATACAACTAATGGATGCTGTCCCGATTCCTAACTTTGACCGTTTTGAATTTAGAGATCCATTTGGCAACAGGGTAGAAATGATTCAACATTTAAAATGA
- a CDS encoding ABC transporter permease, with protein MVKNVSTLTINVISMILVAFACIIVFVSLIVIKYRVSNSIEDGMTNIGVLKAIGYTNKQIITSFILQFVLIASSASVIGVGLSYSLMPFIGSIVSTLSGLLWHQKFDMLINLVTIFTVVLCVVIVTLISAFRVQKIQPIMALRGGISTHSFRKNHFPLENTRGSLHFLLGIKSMLTNVKQNFMILLIIVALTFASVFSVVLYFNIASDKTAFVNLFGSEPANVLLYVKPDTDTRELMSHVKQMDQVRKVNVLDLITTKMDGQTVYTNVTEQYDQLENNTVYEGRQPKYENEISISWVVSNQINKGIGDTVEIAYGAETGSYLVTGLSQSIGNLGQIGALTMEGIQQLHSDYKGTTLYVYLDGISNKSFIENVQEQYGDAIVETLDIDENIESQTGMYTAAVFAVMVMVLTITVLVVVMILYLVIKTMIIKRKQEFGVMKAIGYSTIQLMHQMSISFLPVIISGVTIGGVLGYFYTNPMLSILLSSAGVKRLDFLVNLPSIVMLCLGILLLAYIVSMFVSIKLKKISAYSLITE; from the coding sequence ATGGTTAAAAATGTAAGTACATTGACCATTAATGTCATTTCAATGATATTAGTAGCTTTTGCCTGCATTATCGTATTTGTTTCACTTATTGTCATTAAGTACCGTGTATCAAATAGCATTGAAGACGGAATGACGAATATAGGTGTACTTAAAGCGATTGGCTATACTAATAAGCAAATTATTACATCTTTTATTTTACAGTTTGTGTTAATTGCTAGTAGTGCAAGTGTGATCGGAGTTGGATTATCATATAGTCTTATGCCCTTCATTGGAAGTATTGTTTCAACGTTATCTGGGTTATTATGGCATCAAAAATTCGATATGCTTATTAATTTAGTTACTATTTTCACTGTTGTTCTTTGTGTTGTTATTGTTACATTGATTTCCGCCTTTCGGGTTCAAAAAATTCAACCTATCATGGCACTTCGTGGCGGCATTTCTACACATAGTTTTAGAAAAAACCACTTTCCATTGGAAAATACGAGAGGCAGCCTTCATTTTTTACTTGGGATTAAATCGATGCTGACAAATGTAAAACAGAACTTTATGATACTTTTAATAATTGTCGCATTAACATTCGCATCTGTATTTTCAGTCGTCCTTTATTTTAATATCGCTTCCGACAAAACCGCATTTGTTAACTTATTCGGCTCTGAACCTGCAAATGTGCTGTTATATGTTAAGCCAGATACAGATACAAGGGAGCTAATGAGTCATGTTAAACAAATGGACCAAGTAAGGAAGGTGAATGTACTCGACCTTATTACAACAAAAATGGATGGTCAAACCGTATATACGAATGTTACTGAGCAATACGATCAGTTAGAAAATAATACTGTCTATGAAGGGCGTCAGCCAAAATATGAAAACGAGATATCCATCTCCTGGGTTGTATCCAATCAAATTAATAAAGGAATTGGAGATACAGTTGAGATAGCATATGGGGCAGAAACAGGTAGTTATCTAGTAACGGGGCTTAGCCAATCAATTGGAAACTTAGGACAAATAGGTGCTTTAACGATGGAAGGAATACAGCAATTACATTCAGATTATAAAGGCACGACTCTTTATGTATATTTGGATGGTATATCAAACAAAAGCTTTATAGAAAACGTACAGGAACAGTATGGGGATGCAATAGTTGAAACATTAGATATTGATGAAAATATCGAGAGCCAAACAGGTATGTATACAGCAGCAGTGTTCGCAGTTATGGTAATGGTTTTGACAATTACTGTTCTAGTAGTTGTAATGATTTTGTATTTGGTTATTAAAACAATGATTATTAAACGTAAACAAGAGTTTGGTGTAATGAAAGCAATAGGTTATTCGACAATTCAGCTGATGCATCAAATGTCCATTAGTTTTTTACCAGTAATTATTTCCGGCGTGACCATTGGTGGTGTACTAGGGTATTTTTACACAAATCCAATGCTTTCAATTTTACTATCAAGTGCAGGGGTTAAGCGTTTAGATTTTCTTGTTAATTTACCGAGTATTGTAATGCTATGTTTAGGAATTCTACTATTAGCTTACATTGTCTCCATGTTTGTATCTATAAAACTTAAAAAAATTTCTGCTTACAGTTTAATTACGGAATAG
- a CDS encoding ABC transporter ATP-binding protein, which produces MTKTIIKTEKLCKTFSSGGIQQHVLKNLDISLIEGDFTVIMGSSGSGKSTLLYAISGMDKPTLGEIDFGGKNLVKLNNDQLAIFRRNNCGFVFQQIYLLDNMSVLDNVLASGLLVNKNKRELVKHAKELLKQVGINENSWTKFPTQLSGGEAQRVGIVRALINNPRILFADEPTGALNSASSENVLDVFTNVNRNGQSIVLVTHDMKTALRGNRILYLRDGVICGDLPLGVYSDQENFERHEKLGAFLDEMGW; this is translated from the coding sequence ATGACAAAGACAATTATCAAGACGGAGAAGCTGTGTAAAACCTTTTCGAGCGGTGGAATTCAGCAGCATGTTTTAAAAAACCTTGATATCAGTTTAATAGAAGGCGATTTCACAGTCATAATGGGGAGTTCAGGCTCTGGAAAGTCAACTTTACTTTATGCTATAAGCGGAATGGATAAACCGACATTAGGTGAAATCGATTTTGGTGGAAAAAATTTAGTGAAATTAAATAATGATCAACTCGCGATATTTAGAAGAAATAATTGTGGATTTGTTTTTCAGCAAATTTATTTATTAGACAATATGAGTGTATTAGATAATGTACTAGCAAGTGGTCTTTTAGTAAATAAAAATAAGCGTGAGCTCGTTAAACACGCGAAAGAGCTCCTAAAACAGGTAGGAATCAATGAAAACTCATGGACTAAATTTCCGACACAACTTTCTGGTGGGGAGGCACAACGAGTTGGGATTGTCAGAGCATTGATTAATAATCCGAGAATACTATTTGCTGATGAACCAACGGGAGCTTTGAACTCGGCATCTAGTGAAAATGTATTAGATGTATTCACAAATGTAAATCGCAATGGGCAAAGTATTGTCTTGGTAACTCATGATATGAAAACCGCATTGCGCGGAAATCGAATTTTATATTTGCGAGATGGCGTGATCTGTGGGGACTTGCCGTTAGGTGTATACAGCGACCAAGAGAATTTTGAGCGTCATGAAAAGCTTGGGGCATTCCTTGACGAAATGGGGTGGTAA
- a CDS encoding sensor histidine kinase, which yields MRIKLLIVLILIVFVTGIPFSISIIHNKKSIEVDLVAINEVVKIAEKNWGKVSEDTFQNSDIKQPFSIIDQLGNVIYKTPGNQFNNVYDAIKNRDTIIDLKLHDEVVGKVIILNNEQQLVEQMKSELGTFIILVFSLLMILCILYIIYIYRTVLKPFQQLQYFAVNVARGNLNMPLNMDKNNTFGAFSESFDILREELNAARQREYESNRSKKELVATLSHDIKTPVASIKAVSELMLMRAKDEKVIKQVNTIYSKAEQINLLVTDMFHATLEELQQLKLTVTEESSELLIEMIENVNYDHQIKYEPIRQCIILMDPLRMQQVIDNIISNSYKYAGTKIEITSQIKDGYLELHILDFGNAISEEELPLLFNKYYRGKNVEGKSGSGLGLYISKYFMENMNGEIHCNIRKDGFTVVLKIKLAS from the coding sequence ATGAGAATAAAACTACTTATTGTTTTAATTTTAATTGTTTTTGTAACAGGAATTCCTTTCTCGATCAGTATAATTCACAATAAAAAAAGTATAGAAGTGGATTTAGTAGCCATTAACGAGGTAGTTAAAATTGCGGAGAAAAATTGGGGGAAAGTAAGTGAAGATACTTTTCAAAACAGCGACATTAAACAACCATTTTCCATTATAGATCAGTTAGGTAACGTGATTTACAAAACACCAGGGAATCAATTCAATAATGTGTACGATGCCATAAAAAATAGGGACACAATTATCGATTTGAAGCTACATGACGAAGTTGTTGGGAAAGTAATTATTCTTAATAATGAACAACAATTAGTGGAGCAAATGAAAAGTGAACTTGGCACCTTTATAATTTTGGTTTTTAGTCTCTTAATGATTCTTTGTATTCTTTATATTATCTATATTTACAGAACGGTATTGAAGCCTTTTCAGCAACTACAATATTTCGCAGTGAACGTGGCTAGAGGGAATTTAAACATGCCATTAAATATGGATAAGAACAATACCTTTGGTGCTTTCTCGGAAAGTTTTGATATACTGCGTGAAGAACTAAATGCTGCTCGTCAAAGAGAGTATGAATCTAATCGTAGTAAGAAAGAGCTTGTGGCTACATTAAGTCATGATATTAAGACACCAGTCGCTTCAATCAAGGCAGTTAGTGAATTGATGCTAATGCGAGCAAAAGATGAAAAGGTTATAAAGCAAGTGAATACGATCTATTCGAAAGCAGAGCAAATTAACTTGCTTGTAACAGATATGTTTCACGCCACATTAGAAGAACTGCAACAATTGAAATTAACTGTAACCGAAGAATCGAGCGAATTACTTATTGAGATGATTGAAAATGTTAATTATGATCACCAAATTAAATATGAACCCATTCGACAATGTATTATTTTAATGGATCCGCTACGTATGCAGCAGGTAATCGATAATATTATAAGCAATTCATATAAATATGCCGGTACAAAGATAGAGATTACGTCTCAAATCAAAGATGGCTATCTTGAACTTCACATTTTAGATTTTGGCAACGCAATTAGTGAAGAAGAATTACCTCTATTATTCAATAAATATTATCGTGGAAAAAATGTTGAAGGCAAGAGTGGTTCGGGTTTAGGGCTCTATATTTCGAAGTACTTTATGGAAAATATGAATGGCGAAATTCATTGTAACATTCGAAAAGATGGTTTTACTGTAGTTTTAAAAATCAAGCTTGCATCATAA